Part of the Brassica oleracea var. oleracea cultivar TO1000 chromosome C8, BOL, whole genome shotgun sequence genome is shown below.
ACTAATTTCTTGGGTTTTTTTTTCTTTTTTGAAGTACCCAAAGCCTTAGTTTTGAGCCAAAGTTTCATGACAATTACCTAGCCTTTCTTGAGAAAGTTGGTCTCGATTCATTGTACCACGAGGTTCTACTAACAACGTGTGTCATTTCCAAGGTATTATTAACCTCTGTTCTTTTGTAGCAATTTGCAATTTCCTGTTTGGTGTGTTGTTGTTTAATTATTTAAATTCATCTGTTGTTTCAGGCTCTCTTATCTCCTGAAACTCTGTCACATCCGACGTTCAACCAAGTCCCTCCAGGCCGTACTCTACCATCTTCAGAATTTTTACTACGTGTTCTAAAAAATCTAGGTCGTTGGCTTGGGAAACTGGTGGTCACTACTAAAAGCTTTCTGTCCAAAACTGACATTGACCTCAAGTCCCTCATAGTTGAGGTAACATATCTTCCTTTCATGGTTTTCTACATTGTTCTAGTCACTGACCACAATTTTAACTCTCTGCTTTTTTCAGGCCTACAAACTGGGTTTATTGACCAAAACCATCCCTTTTGTTCTAGAGGTTTGTGTTACATATCTCACTTCAGAGGTGTTGATTAAAATAAATGCTTGATTCCAAATAACTGTGTTTTTTCGCTGTAGTTCCTGGAGCCTTGCAGCAAATGTCCTTTGTTTAAACTTTCAAATCCATGGACAATGATGATTCTCAAGCTGTTATATGAGATTTACATGATGTCAAACATGCAAGAAAAACTTCGCTTGAGCATTGAGGTACACTATTGACATGGCTTACTTGTGCGCGGTTAGTTATATATGATGTTATTCTTTTTTCTTTGCTCTAGGGATCGTTGGAGAAGTTTGGTGTTTTGGAACAACTAAAGCCAACTTCCGTACTGCGAGAAAAGCACAGAACAAGGGAGAGCAGTGATGGTTGTTTTCCCATGACCAAAGCTAAAGAAAACCCGCTTGATGTTGCACCTGATCGCATTGTTAGTTCTATTTCTATCTTTCCTTATATTCTTCACCCAAAAGGGATAGGTTGAAAATGCTTTCCTCTAACGTCTTTAATTGACTGATATTTGAGGACAGGACCTCCTCATGTATTCAAGAGAGAAATTCTCTGAGGAGTTCCTTGTTACCATTAAGAAATCAAGTTCTTTTTTTGGAAATTACCCAGAGCTCGAGAGGTCTGCCCCCCCTTTCTTTAATTGTTGTAATTGCAAACACTTTTACGTTTCTTTGTTTTGTAGTTTTCTAACTTTTTGCTCCAATCTCACAGGAAAATGAAAGATCTCGTGCTGCAAGTTTTGAAAAAATTTGGACCACTGCTTATCAAACTTGCTGCAACTGTTGCACACGAGCGCGCCAAGGCAGCCTTTTTTATGGTAAGGGTCATCTCACTTCTCCTTTTCTTCATGTATTTCTGTCAATTTTGCATGCATGAAAACGAGTTGATTTTTGTTAAGTCAAATTCTTTATCCTTTATTTTAAAGTATCACCGTGGTAGAGAGGATTGGAGTGGGACTTGGACATACTTCAATTACATAAATAAATCTGGGTGTTTGGCTAAAGAGTTTACTCAACACACGGGCAAGGTTTTGATTCTTCTGAAGCTCGTTCCTCATTTTTATGTTACGTTTGCACTTTTACTTTAGATCAATGGACCGCTAATTCTTCATGCTTTTAACATGGTGTTTTCTAAGATATTTCTTGGCGGCTGGATGTCATATCTTGTTGGGGACTTACTTCAGAAACATGATGTTGCATATGGTCTTCAAAGCGAAATAGTTGAAGGTGTGATTGACGACAACCTTGAATGCATCTGCGAGAGACTTGGAGAGTGTGCTGAAATGGAGGTTTGTGTTGATTTCTAAGTAGCGATTTGGGGGATACGTTCCTATATTCGAGGATAAGTTTATATACACAAAACTGTTACACGATATGAGGAGATCACATCCTCGAATATAGGAACGTATCACAAACAAGAATTGGAATATTCTTGATTGGCTAACAGGGTTAGACTAACTAACATTTTCTCATTGCATTTGCAGGCAAATGTATACTTTAGGAAACAAATAGATTCATGGGCGCTAACGAGTCATAAAAATCTCGTGGATGAAATATCTCACGAGTTGGTGAAAGATGTTACTGTCGATGCTATGAGCAACTTCCTGGAAACTGTTCGAGAAATCTCCGCGGAAGAAAAATTGGCCGCATTATTCAAGGTCGTGTGCGACCAATTTGATTTCCAGAAAGATCCCCCTAGTATCTGTATGTATACAAAGAAGATGGCCTACTTGGATCCTCTGTTGAAAGGAGAAAACGGAAGAATGCAAGATCTGATGCACGCTCTGGAGTATTTCTGCAGAAACTCAAGTTTCTCGAGGGGGCTAGAAGATTTAATCGTGGATGGTTTCCGTCGAACAGGGTATTTAAATGAGGCGGCAATTCTGCAATGGTTTGAACAAGGTCGTACAAGGGCTGAAAATAGAGCTCAACCGTGTGAAAAACTTAGAGATCCAGCGCTTGAGCAAAGAGAAATGCAATTGGATCAGTTATTTAGTCAGATATAAACTGTTTTAGTTGTGAGTTTTATATTTTTTTTTAACAACTATTTTATTTATATAAAATGTAACATTACACATAAAATAATAAAAATACAACCAAATGTAAATTTAAAATAAAATACAACATAATTAAAATTTGAAGAAACTTTCTTCTGAATTTTCTTTGAATTTTCTTAATACAACATAATTAAAATTTGAAGAAACTTTCTTCTGAATTTTCTTAGGGCAATCTTCATGTTTGAGTATCGGCCATGCGATGAAACTCCAAACTCCAAACTTTTTTGTTTTCTTCATTGTGAATTTTATATTATGTGACAATGGCGTTATAATTGTTTATAAATTTGAAAAATAATTTATAAATTTTATAAAAAATATTATGATGGGTAAAAATTGAAATCATGTAATTATAAACATATAAATTAAGATATAGTAAACTGAAATTTTTTTACACAGATGAGTTAATGTGGTGAGTCATAGTATTCTTTGGTTTTGGATAACATATGTTGTAGTATTGTTTGTATTTTTAGGGTTATA
Proteins encoded:
- the LOC106309863 gene encoding uncharacterized protein LOC106309863, with translation MMILKLLYEIYMMSNMQEKLRLSIEGSLEKFGVLEQLKPTSVLREKHRTRESSDGCFPMTKAKENPLDVAPDRIDLLMYSREKFSEEFLVTIKKSSSFFGNYPELERKMKDLVLQVLKKFGPLLIKLAATVAHERAKAAFFMYHRGREDWSGTWTYFNYINKSGCLAKEFTQHTGKIFLGGWMSYLVGDLLQKHDVAYGLQSEIVEGVIDDNLECICERLGECAEMEANVYFRKQIDSWALTSHKNLVDEISHELVKDVTVDAMSNFLETVREISAEEKLAALFKVVCDQFDFQKDPPSICMYTKKMAYLDPLLKGENGRMQDLMHALEYFCRNSSFSRGLEDLIVDGFRRTGYLNEAAILQWFEQGRTRAENRAQPCEKLRDPALEQREMQLDQLFSQI